The Pontibacter pudoricolor genome contains a region encoding:
- the hpt gene encoding hypoxanthine phosphoribosyltransferase — protein MSPRTITLHDCDFSTYLYEEEIIARITMLAEQISKEYEGKNPLFLAVLNGSFMFASDLLKRITIPCEISFIRLSSYQDMESTGRVREVLGLTDNVEGRHIVVLEDIVDTGHTVHNLINQLQARFPASVEIASLLLKPDCLQHKLDVKYVAKAIPNDFVVGYGLDYNGLGRNLRDIYKIVS, from the coding sequence TACGATCACGCTGCACGATTGCGACTTTAGCACTTACCTGTACGAAGAAGAAATAATAGCCCGGATCACGATGCTGGCCGAACAGATCAGCAAAGAATATGAAGGCAAAAACCCACTATTCCTGGCTGTACTTAATGGCTCCTTTATGTTTGCGTCTGACTTATTAAAGCGGATAACTATACCTTGTGAGATTTCCTTTATCCGTTTGTCCTCTTATCAGGATATGGAAAGTACCGGAAGAGTAAGGGAAGTACTTGGCCTGACAGATAATGTGGAAGGCCGGCATATAGTGGTGCTGGAAGATATAGTAGATACCGGGCATACGGTACATAACCTGATCAACCAGTTGCAAGCCAGATTTCCGGCATCAGTAGAGATAGCCTCACTGTTACTAAAACCGGATTGCCTGCAGCACAAGTTAGATGTAAAGTATGTGGCCAAAGCTATACCTAACGACTTTGTGGTAGGTTACGGACTTGACTATAACGGCCTTGGC